A DNA window from Bdellovibrio sp. BCCA contains the following coding sequences:
- a CDS encoding TlyA family RNA methyltransferase, with translation MSEKKRLDVYLVEKGLAQSRTHAQELIDAGQVFQFDGSQKKPLKKSSLSVTEDMQILVEEGPANRFVSRGGLKLEGALEHLKLSVKDLKVLDVGISTGGFTDCLLQNGAAQVLGVDVGHGQVNPELLKNPRLQVIEGINARNLSQEAEVLKATPQEKFDLAVMDVSFISISLIIPQLVHFLKTEGHLLSLVKPQFEVGVDGLSKGGIVKDASLYKDVETRVKEVCAKHGLKVIDYFSSPIQGKDGNNEFFVFAKKV, from the coding sequence ATGTCTGAAAAAAAGCGTCTGGATGTCTATCTTGTTGAAAAAGGATTGGCCCAGTCGCGCACGCACGCTCAGGAATTGATTGATGCGGGTCAGGTTTTTCAATTTGATGGTTCTCAAAAAAAACCACTAAAAAAATCCAGCCTTTCCGTAACTGAGGACATGCAGATCCTTGTTGAAGAAGGACCCGCGAATCGTTTTGTCTCTCGTGGAGGCTTGAAGCTAGAGGGTGCATTAGAGCATCTCAAGCTTTCCGTGAAAGATCTCAAAGTTCTCGATGTGGGGATTTCAACGGGGGGATTTACGGACTGCCTTTTACAAAATGGAGCCGCTCAAGTTCTTGGAGTCGATGTTGGTCACGGACAGGTGAATCCGGAGCTTTTAAAAAATCCGCGCCTTCAAGTCATTGAAGGAATCAACGCCCGAAATCTTTCGCAAGAGGCTGAAGTTCTTAAGGCAACACCGCAAGAAAAATTCGATCTTGCGGTCATGGATGTTTCTTTTATTTCGATCTCTTTGATTATCCCTCAATTAGTTCATTTTCTTAAGACCGAAGGCCATCTTTTGAGTCTGGTTAAACCCCAATTCGAAGTCGGCGTTGACGGCTTGTCAAAGGGGGGTATAGTCAAGGATGCCTCGTTGTATAAAGACGTTGAAACGCGTGTGAAAGAAGTCTGCGCGAAACACGGTTTGAAAGTGATCGACTATTTTTCTTCTCCGATTCAAGGAAAGGATGGCAATAATGAGTTCTTTGTCTTTGCTAAAAAAGTCTAG
- a CDS encoding exodeoxyribonuclease VII small subunit: protein MDFEKKLSRLEEIVQKMEKGDLALEESLKLFEEGVKLSRECHQRLNEAEAKVKLLMSVGADGKPVVTDFTPEEN, encoded by the coding sequence ATGGATTTTGAGAAGAAGCTCAGCCGCCTCGAAGAGATCGTGCAAAAGATGGAAAAAGGAGATTTGGCTTTAGAAGAATCTCTGAAACTTTTTGAAGAAGGCGTAAAACTTTCTCGCGAGTGCCATCAGCGTTTGAATGAAGCAGAAGCAAAAGTAAAACTTTTGATGTCTGTAGGCGCCGATGGTAAACCTGTTGTGACGGATTTCACTCCAGAGGAAAACTAA
- a CDS encoding aminopeptidase P family protein, which translates to MRKPTFDMNVFAERRKKVGQEIAGGALVVASHPEHIRNHDVHYPYRQDSNLFYLTGWEEPESILIYRPGMKPETTMFVRRRDPERETWDGFRYGPEGCEREFKIDKAYPIDEFSKVAPQLLKEVDRVYYRLYKNAEVDHQMQSVLETVKQMQGRTGYGLLSIHDADTLLGEHRLVKGEYELTQLREACEISAQAHLAAMHFTRPGVTERQVQGVLAHHFFMKGSAREGYNYIVASGNAATTLHYNFNDQVCKDGDLLLIDAGAEYNYYTGDITRTFPVNGKFTDEQARVYEGVLKVQKAIIDFVKPGIVFKELHDMGTSMLTDLMLELGLLSGRKEDLIQALAQKKYYPHGIGHWLGMDVHDAGLYFKKGEPRPIEANMCFTIEPGLYIPAEDTSAPSKYRGIGIRIEDNIRVTSNGSENMTSSVPKEITDIEKVVGKA; encoded by the coding sequence ATGAGAAAACCCACTTTTGATATGAACGTATTTGCAGAGAGAAGAAAGAAAGTCGGTCAAGAGATCGCCGGAGGCGCGCTGGTCGTGGCTTCTCACCCTGAACACATTCGCAATCACGATGTGCACTATCCTTATCGTCAAGATTCAAATCTTTTCTACCTCACAGGTTGGGAAGAACCGGAATCTATTTTGATCTATCGCCCAGGTATGAAACCTGAAACAACGATGTTCGTGCGTCGCCGTGATCCTGAAAGAGAAACTTGGGATGGCTTCCGCTATGGACCTGAAGGCTGTGAGCGTGAATTTAAAATCGACAAAGCCTATCCGATTGATGAGTTCTCAAAAGTAGCTCCGCAACTTTTGAAGGAAGTCGATCGCGTTTACTATCGTCTTTATAAAAATGCTGAAGTCGACCATCAAATGCAGTCTGTTCTTGAAACAGTCAAACAAATGCAAGGTCGCACAGGTTACGGTCTTCTTTCTATCCACGATGCAGACACTCTTTTGGGTGAACACCGTCTGGTGAAGGGCGAGTATGAACTGACGCAACTTCGTGAAGCGTGCGAAATTTCTGCACAAGCTCACTTGGCAGCAATGCACTTCACTCGTCCAGGTGTTACAGAGCGCCAGGTTCAAGGTGTATTGGCTCATCACTTCTTTATGAAGGGTTCAGCTCGCGAAGGTTACAACTACATCGTAGCCTCCGGGAATGCAGCGACGACTTTACACTACAACTTCAACGATCAAGTTTGTAAAGACGGTGATCTGTTGTTGATCGACGCGGGTGCGGAATACAACTACTACACAGGCGACATCACAAGAACATTCCCAGTAAACGGAAAGTTCACAGATGAGCAAGCGCGCGTGTACGAAGGTGTTTTGAAAGTTCAAAAAGCCATCATTGATTTTGTAAAACCAGGTATTGTGTTTAAAGAACTTCACGACATGGGAACGTCTATGTTGACGGACTTGATGCTAGAGTTGGGTCTTCTTTCGGGGCGCAAAGAAGATTTGATCCAAGCCCTTGCGCAGAAAAAATACTATCCGCATGGTATCGGTCACTGGTTGGGTATGGATGTGCACGATGCCGGATTGTACTTTAAAAAAGGCGAGCCTCGTCCGATTGAAGCCAATATGTGCTTCACGATTGAGCCAGGTCTTTACATCCCTGCAGAGGACACTTCGGCTCCTTCGAAGTATCGTGGCATCGGAATCCGTATTGAAGATAACATCCGTGTGACTTCAAACGGGTCTGAGAACATGACTTCGTCGGTTCCAAAAGAAATCACCGACATCGAAAAAGTTGTTGGTAAAGCTTAA
- the xseA gene encoding exodeoxyribonuclease VII large subunit, whose translation MSDVPNQALRKTEISAQATLGAMDVAPRGNEPSVLSVEQLNVYIKQLLEGQVGMVWVKGEISNFKAHTSGHFYFSLKDAKSQITAVMFRGHNARLKFKPTDGMEVIVRGRISVYEPRGNYQLMCEMMEPVGAGALQKAFEQLKTKLKAEGLFESARKKPIPTFPRHIAIVTSPTGAAIRDILNVLSRRARSIQVTVVPTIVQGEAAAPQIREAFKKAVALPGVDVVIIGRGGGSIEDMWCFNDEALARLIAASPLPVISAVGHEIDFTIADFVADLRAPTPSAAAELVAKSAGELGTKVKSLERMLHLSFEKKMKFLTEKIRGLSKRLVDPQRRLQDLELRNDDLLNRLEFAMNRRLSEHHHRVELLTEKLGNPEDLIEEKKKDLEYLRAHMEKALAFSIEKKNARMARLMSVLDSLSPLKVVERGYSIVTKKNEVIKSASQVKKGDVIDVRLAQGSLTAVVDSVKEE comes from the coding sequence ATGTCAGACGTACCAAATCAAGCTCTTCGCAAAACTGAAATTTCGGCACAAGCCACTCTCGGCGCTATGGATGTAGCTCCGCGCGGAAATGAGCCATCAGTTCTTTCGGTTGAGCAACTCAATGTCTACATCAAACAACTTCTTGAAGGCCAAGTCGGCATGGTGTGGGTGAAGGGCGAGATCTCGAACTTCAAAGCTCATACATCAGGACATTTTTATTTCAGTCTCAAAGATGCCAAATCACAAATTACTGCGGTGATGTTTCGCGGGCACAACGCGCGTTTGAAATTCAAACCGACGGACGGCATGGAAGTGATCGTGCGCGGACGTATTTCTGTGTACGAACCTCGCGGCAACTATCAACTCATGTGCGAGATGATGGAGCCCGTAGGTGCCGGAGCTTTGCAAAAAGCTTTTGAGCAGCTGAAAACAAAACTGAAAGCGGAAGGTCTTTTTGAATCGGCAAGAAAAAAACCGATTCCGACATTTCCAAGACACATTGCTATTGTGACGTCACCAACGGGTGCTGCAATTCGCGATATTCTCAATGTGCTTTCTCGTCGTGCGCGCTCTATCCAAGTCACAGTGGTTCCAACGATTGTTCAAGGTGAGGCGGCAGCTCCGCAAATTCGTGAAGCTTTCAAAAAAGCCGTGGCACTTCCCGGTGTTGATGTCGTGATCATCGGCCGCGGTGGTGGATCTATTGAAGACATGTGGTGCTTTAATGATGAGGCCTTAGCGCGTTTGATTGCCGCAAGTCCTTTGCCGGTGATTTCGGCGGTGGGGCATGAAATCGATTTCACCATTGCGGATTTCGTCGCTGACCTTCGCGCACCGACACCTTCCGCAGCCGCAGAGCTTGTCGCGAAAAGTGCGGGTGAGTTAGGTACCAAAGTTAAATCTTTGGAAAGAATGCTTCATCTTTCTTTTGAGAAGAAGATGAAGTTCTTAACGGAGAAAATCCGTGGCTTATCAAAACGTCTTGTAGATCCGCAACGCCGTTTGCAAGATTTAGAATTGCGTAATGATGATCTTTTAAATCGTCTTGAATTTGCCATGAATCGTCGCTTGTCAGAGCACCACCATCGCGTTGAACTTTTGACAGAGAAGTTGGGAAATCCCGAAGACCTCATTGAAGAAAAGAAAAAAGATCTGGAATATTTAAGAGCTCACATGGAAAAGGCTTTGGCCTTTTCTATTGAGAAAAAGAATGCGCGTATGGCGCGTTTGATGTCTGTCTTGGACAGCTTAAGTCCTCTGAAAGTTGTTGAAAGAGGCTATTCAATTGTGACTAAAAAAAATGAAGTTATTAAATCAGCGAGCCAAGTTAAAAAAGGCGATGTCATCGACGTTCGCTTGGCCCAGGGTTCACTGACCGCTGTCGTTGACAGTGTGAAGGAGGAATAA
- a CDS encoding NifU family protein: MSTQDVLIRIQATPNPNAWKFVLDRPVLNEGKATYADAKEADQSLLASALFQVEGVRQVHFFQNVITITHNFDADPEEIQKNVCSVIQTRMPAHNPNQTQFDEKKMRRANLPPEVQQIEEILDQTVRPGLQGDGGDLDVVKYEDNKLYVFYQGACGTCPSATSGTLMAIEGILRDQFNPTIEVIPV; this comes from the coding sequence ATGAGCACCCAAGATGTCCTAATCAGAATTCAAGCAACTCCAAATCCCAACGCGTGGAAGTTCGTGTTGGATCGTCCTGTGTTGAACGAAGGCAAAGCGACTTATGCTGATGCCAAAGAAGCCGATCAAAGTCTTTTGGCTTCAGCATTGTTTCAAGTTGAAGGAGTCCGTCAGGTTCACTTTTTCCAAAACGTGATCACGATCACTCACAACTTCGATGCCGATCCAGAAGAGATTCAAAAAAATGTCTGCTCTGTGATTCAAACTCGCATGCCAGCGCACAATCCAAATCAAACGCAATTCGATGAAAAGAAAATGCGCAGAGCAAATCTTCCTCCGGAAGTTCAGCAGATCGAAGAGATCTTGGACCAAACAGTGCGCCCGGGCCTTCAAGGCGACGGTGGCGACTTGGATGTTGTGAAGTATGAAGACAATAAGCTTTACGTTTTCTATCAAGGAGCGTGTGGAACTTGTCCAAGTGCGACTTCTGGAACCTTGATGGCGATTGAAGGAATCTTAAGGGATCAATTCAATCCAACGATTGAAGTTATTCCCGTCTAA
- a CDS encoding HAD family hydrolase — protein sequence MKYKDYSTDIWNRLNTTLDQVLKEDSSPVAAFDADGTLWDIDLGETFFHYQIDNKLVSLPPHPWETYESMKAENPQKAYLWLAQICRGVKLEQVHQWAVEAVKGQSPLPVFLEQKKLIDLFLSRGVQVYVVTASVKWAVEPGAEILGLKKDNVIGVETLLDNGGQITELQKGLITYREGKVDALLEKTKGKLPFFASGNTMGDYHLLQTATHLSLAVSAASRDDKLFKTEYELQQNAEKFGWLAHRFV from the coding sequence ATGAAATACAAAGACTATTCCACCGACATTTGGAACCGCTTAAATACGACACTAGACCAAGTTTTAAAAGAGGATTCTTCTCCTGTCGCTGCGTTCGACGCTGATGGCACGCTTTGGGATATTGATTTGGGCGAAACGTTTTTCCATTATCAGATCGATAACAAACTTGTGTCTCTTCCGCCTCACCCTTGGGAAACTTACGAATCAATGAAGGCTGAAAACCCGCAAAAAGCCTACCTTTGGCTAGCTCAAATCTGTCGCGGTGTGAAACTGGAGCAAGTACACCAGTGGGCGGTGGAGGCCGTCAAAGGACAATCACCACTGCCGGTTTTTTTAGAACAAAAGAAACTGATCGATTTATTTCTTTCACGTGGTGTTCAAGTTTATGTCGTGACCGCCTCTGTAAAATGGGCGGTAGAACCGGGCGCAGAAATTCTGGGACTTAAGAAAGACAATGTCATCGGTGTAGAAACTCTTCTGGATAACGGCGGGCAAATCACGGAATTGCAAAAAGGTTTGATCACTTATCGCGAAGGAAAAGTAGACGCCCTTTTAGAGAAGACCAAAGGAAAACTTCCTTTCTTTGCTTCCGGTAACACGATGGGAGATTATCATCTTCTGCAAACGGCCACACATCTCAGCCTTGCTGTGAGCGCAGCCTCTCGTGATGATAAGCTTTTCAAAACGGAATATGAGCTGCAACAAAACGCCGAGAAATTTGGATGGCTCGCTCACCGATTTGTGTGA
- a CDS encoding polyprenyl synthetase family protein: MAIQLEKEIANRVETVNQYVEKYLSAMDLPQGDAISELRKSMLYSATNGGKRFRPVLSLLVAELFGCSQERILPFATAVELIHTYSLIHDDLPCMDNDDVRRGKPTNHKVFGEDFALLAGDALLTEAFLLIADGYSDTSFLVGQLTRLLSEAAGVRGMVGGQAIDLRAGQKKFSKEELTHLHLLKTGALIRVAVEGASVIAGARPTDIESLRKFGEGLGLAFQVADDVLDHGEKDQDQRSFTGIMGLEGTKTYLQEISKNTLAELHKVSAEAPMLEYLISFNQNRQV, encoded by the coding sequence TTGGCTATTCAACTTGAAAAAGAAATCGCAAACCGTGTAGAGACTGTGAATCAGTATGTGGAAAAGTATCTTTCCGCAATGGATCTGCCACAGGGTGACGCGATTTCCGAGTTGAGAAAGTCCATGCTTTATTCCGCGACGAATGGCGGAAAACGTTTCCGTCCTGTGTTGTCTTTGCTGGTTGCGGAACTTTTTGGTTGCTCGCAAGAGCGTATCCTTCCTTTTGCAACAGCTGTTGAATTGATTCATACATATTCTTTGATTCACGACGATCTTCCCTGCATGGATAACGATGATGTTCGTCGTGGTAAGCCAACGAATCACAAAGTCTTCGGTGAAGATTTCGCATTGCTTGCTGGGGATGCACTATTGACCGAGGCATTTTTATTGATCGCCGACGGTTACAGCGACACAAGTTTTCTTGTGGGACAACTGACACGTCTTCTTTCTGAAGCCGCAGGTGTGCGTGGTATGGTCGGTGGGCAAGCTATTGATCTTCGCGCAGGCCAAAAGAAATTTTCAAAAGAAGAACTTACGCACTTACATCTTTTAAAAACAGGTGCTTTGATCCGCGTCGCTGTTGAGGGAGCCTCCGTCATCGCCGGGGCTCGTCCAACGGATATCGAAAGCTTGCGCAAATTCGGTGAAGGTCTGGGGCTTGCGTTCCAAGTGGCTGATGATGTTTTAGATCACGGTGAAAAAGATCAAGACCAAAGAAGCTTCACCGGCATTATGGGTCTTGAAGGCACAAAAACATATCTTCAAGAGATCAGCAAAAACACTTTAGCAGAACTTCACAAAGTTTCTGCCGAAGCACCGATGTTGGAATACCTCATCAGCTTCAATCAAAATCGTCAGGTTTAA
- a CDS encoding patatin-like phospholipase family protein → MSSLSLLKKSSWILPLLILASCQTIKTREDIRKAAQPRPTQPGPHAQHPTQPTPQPPPIETEEEEVTQAPPPPPPPAPVIPSMPRIGIILGAGGAKTYAHIGFLHELMRAKVPVQSISGVEFAAPMAALYANKEQANDVEWQMFKLKDEDVVKKSLLGSVHKNNEVTVLKDFVGTAFNRSKVEDFRIPFACPSYNMKKNQIYLMNRGPLDQLMYLCMSYPPFFKPYQSSVAGVRDITSLANYMRSKGANYIVLVNVLQAPGGSPYTLDAAATDNVLWSEIAGLYNKPIAGVDTVVSLETGNYGIMDFDKRREIMNKGAESAARQLKVLTRKWGL, encoded by the coding sequence ATGAGTTCTTTGTCTTTGCTAAAAAAGTCTAGTTGGATTTTACCACTTCTTATTCTTGCAAGCTGCCAAACAATCAAGACTCGCGAAGACATTCGCAAAGCCGCGCAACCAAGACCGACTCAGCCAGGTCCTCACGCTCAACATCCGACTCAGCCGACTCCGCAACCGCCACCGATCGAAACGGAAGAAGAGGAAGTGACTCAAGCTCCTCCTCCGCCACCACCGCCAGCTCCTGTCATTCCCTCCATGCCTCGCATTGGAATTATTTTGGGAGCCGGTGGAGCAAAGACTTATGCGCATATTGGTTTCTTGCATGAGCTGATGCGCGCGAAAGTGCCAGTGCAATCCATCAGTGGTGTTGAGTTCGCGGCTCCAATGGCGGCTCTTTATGCGAACAAAGAACAAGCCAACGATGTTGAATGGCAAATGTTCAAATTGAAAGACGAAGATGTCGTTAAGAAATCTCTTTTGGGTTCTGTGCACAAAAATAACGAAGTGACAGTGCTTAAAGATTTTGTAGGCACAGCGTTTAATCGTTCAAAAGTGGAAGACTTCCGTATTCCTTTTGCGTGTCCGTCTTACAATATGAAAAAGAACCAGATTTATTTGATGAATCGTGGACCGCTAGATCAGTTGATGTACCTTTGCATGTCTTATCCTCCGTTCTTTAAGCCTTATCAAAGCAGTGTTGCTGGAGTGCGTGATATCACTTCGCTTGCGAACTATATGCGTTCAAAAGGGGCGAACTATATCGTTCTTGTGAATGTTCTTCAGGCTCCGGGGGGATCGCCGTACACTTTGGATGCCGCAGCAACAGACAACGTACTATGGAGCGAGATTGCGGGCTTATATAATAAGCCTATTGCAGGAGTTGACACTGTCGTCTCGCTTGAGACGGGGAACTATGGTATTATGGATTTCGATAAACGCCGCGAGATTATGAACAAGGGCGCTGAATCAGCAGCTCGTCAGTTAAAAGTTCTAACTCGTAAATGGGGTCTGTAG